Proteins from one Brevibacillus humidisoli genomic window:
- the secF gene encoding protein translocase subunit SecF — protein sequence MSSKPQDTTVKFDIVKNRRKFFMISGLILIIGLLSMAIFGLNLGVDFKAGTRLDVYIGKEFSTADVEAAIKSQVTDVSFKSVTKFGDQNAWATTTFDQTIDPDHLAAIEKVLQEKYGDQVSKQESTVNPEIARELALKAGIAILIASAGIIIYIAIRFQFLFGIATVIALLHDAFIPIAMFSILRLEVDLTFIAAILTIVGYSINDTIVIFDRIRENLRVMKVKTPEDLEHMVNVSLWQTMRRSIFTVLTVFFTALAIAILGSEGIRNFSLALIFGLISGTYSSIFIAAQVWVSLKKREMAKRRYTPSPQEG from the coding sequence GTGAGCTCTAAACCACAAGACACAACGGTCAAGTTTGACATCGTGAAGAATCGTAGGAAGTTCTTCATGATTTCCGGCTTGATCCTGATAATCGGACTGCTCTCGATGGCGATCTTCGGCCTGAACCTGGGTGTAGATTTTAAAGCGGGTACACGTCTGGATGTTTATATCGGAAAAGAGTTCTCCACAGCGGATGTGGAGGCAGCCATCAAGAGCCAGGTGACGGATGTCTCATTCAAATCAGTCACCAAGTTTGGTGATCAGAATGCCTGGGCGACGACGACATTTGATCAGACGATCGACCCGGACCATCTGGCGGCGATAGAGAAGGTACTACAAGAGAAGTACGGCGACCAGGTCAGCAAACAGGAGTCGACGGTGAACCCTGAGATTGCCCGGGAATTGGCGCTGAAGGCAGGGATCGCGATCTTGATCGCCTCGGCCGGGATCATCATCTACATTGCGATACGCTTTCAGTTTTTGTTCGGGATTGCTACCGTTATCGCCCTGCTGCACGATGCCTTTATCCCGATCGCGATGTTTTCGATCCTCAGACTGGAGGTTGACCTGACGTTTATCGCAGCGATTCTGACGATTGTCGGGTACTCCATCAACGATACGATCGTTATCTTCGACCGCATCCGCGAAAACCTCCGCGTCATGAAGGTGAAGACGCCTGAGGACTTGGAGCATATGGTCAATGTCAGCCTGTGGCAGACCATGCGCCGCTCCATCTTTACCGTACTGACCGTCTTCTTTACAGCGTTGGCCATCGCCATACTGGGCAGTGAAGGGATACGCAACTTCTCGCTTGCGCTCATATTCGGCCTGATAAGCGGAACGTACTCGTCCATCTTCATTGCGGCACAGGTATGGGTTAGTCTGAAAAAACGGGAAATGGCCAAAAGGCGCTACACACCATCGCCACAGGAAGGCTAA
- a CDS encoding post-transcriptional regulator, whose protein sequence is MTESRGLSQQDIFLEMHELCESKADEFALLGYDNISAEDVWKCVSSQYQEIPPVHKVVNDILSLKVTKYMNWLMVNMYKNPDSI, encoded by the coding sequence ATGACAGAAAGTCGCGGGTTGAGCCAACAGGACATCTTTTTGGAAATGCATGAACTGTGTGAAAGCAAGGCGGATGAGTTTGCGCTGCTCGGATACGACAACATCAGTGCCGAGGACGTGTGGAAGTGCGTTTCTTCTCAATATCAAGAAATCCCTCCTGTGCATAAAGTTGTAAACGATATCCTATCGCTGAAAGTAACCAAATACATGAACTGGCTCATGGTCAACATGTACAAGAACCCGGACTCGATTTGA
- a CDS encoding adenine phosphoribosyltransferase, whose protein sequence is MNFKEHIRVIPDFPQPGIRFKDITTLLQKGDVYRAAIDKLAEFARTLEIDVIAGPEARGFVVGAPLSYSLEVGFIPVRKAGKLPYESVQADYSLEYGKDALAMHVDAIQPGQRVLIADDLLATGGTIATTIKLIEQLGGKVVGATFLIELTYLDGRDQLRDIPVYSLVQY, encoded by the coding sequence ATGAACTTTAAAGAGCACATTCGCGTAATCCCGGATTTTCCACAACCTGGCATTCGTTTCAAGGATATTACCACTCTTCTGCAAAAAGGGGATGTTTACAGAGCGGCTATTGACAAACTGGCTGAGTTCGCTCGCACGTTGGAAATCGATGTGATCGCCGGCCCGGAAGCTCGCGGCTTTGTCGTGGGAGCACCCCTCTCTTATTCGCTGGAAGTCGGGTTCATTCCCGTCCGCAAAGCGGGCAAGCTGCCCTACGAGTCTGTCCAGGCTGATTACAGTCTGGAATACGGAAAAGATGCACTGGCTATGCATGTAGATGCGATACAGCCGGGCCAGCGCGTCCTGATCGCTGACGACCTCCTGGCTACAGGCGGCACGATCGCTACTACCATCAAACTGATCGAACAGTTAGGGGGAAAAGTAGTAGGGGCTACTTTCCTGATTGAACTTACTTATCTCGACGGACGAGACCAATTGCGCGACATTCCGGTCTATTCACTGGTGCAGTACTAG
- a CDS encoding IS3 family transposase (programmed frameshift): MPKQQRRTFTSAFKKQMVELYENGKSRAAIVEEYDLTASALDRWIKQAQTTGSFKEKDNRSSEENELIALRKENQRLKMEVDIFKASRADHGTKVAIIQNNRDKYSVSAMCDVLQIARSTFYYEAKEQPNEDALTEAIVKIFHKNRKAYGTRKIKVKLQEGGFVVSRRRIGRIMKEQGLVSTYTVAQYKPHKTASNEATTGNILAREFEQTESKRFVVSDLTYVKVQNRWHYICVLVDLFNREIIGHSAGPNKDAALISRAFASVQGDLRQVQWFHTDRGSEFKNQKIDELLETFDIGRSLSTKGCPYDNAVAEATYKIIKTEFVNQVNFQSLRHLELELYDYVNWFNKHRIHGTLGYTTPVQYRQEALKIVV, translated from the exons ATGCCAAAACAGCAACGACGTACCTTTACCTCAGCATTCAAAAAACAAATGGTGGAACTCTATGAAAACGGGAAATCCAGAGCAGCGATTGTTGAGGAATATGACCTCACAGCTTCCGCTTTAGACCGCTGGATCAAGCAGGCTCAGACGACGGGCTCCTTTAAGGAGAAGGACAATCGCTCATCAGAAGAGAATGAACTGATCGCTTTACGAAAAGAGAACCAGCGTCTAAAAATGGAGGTCGATATTT TTAAAGCAAGCCGCGCTGATCATGGGACGAAAGTAGCTATCATTCAGAACAATCGTGATAAATACTCGGTATCAGCAATGTGCGACGTCCTGCAAATCGCAAGAAGTACGTTTTACTATGAAGCGAAAGAACAACCGAACGAAGATGCTCTAACCGAAGCGATTGTGAAGATTTTCCACAAAAATCGAAAAGCCTACGGTACACGAAAGATCAAAGTCAAGCTCCAGGAAGGTGGATTCGTCGTCTCCAGACGTCGAATTGGTCGGATCATGAAAGAGCAAGGTCTCGTTTCCACCTACACCGTAGCTCAATATAAACCCCATAAAACCGCTTCTAATGAAGCAACTACGGGGAATATTCTGGCCCGTGAGTTCGAGCAAACGGAATCCAAACGCTTCGTTGTCAGCGATCTGACTTATGTGAAGGTTCAGAACCGATGGCATTACATTTGTGTGCTTGTAGATTTATTCAATCGAGAGATCATTGGTCATAGTGCAGGTCCAAATAAGGACGCTGCTCTGATTTCCCGCGCTTTTGCGAGCGTTCAGGGCGATTTACGTCAGGTTCAGTGGTTTCATACTGACCGTGGCAGCGAGTTTAAAAATCAAAAGATAGACGAACTTCTGGAGACGTTTGACATCGGTCGATCCCTAAGTACGAAAGGCTGTCCATACGACAACGCTGTGGCTGAAGCCACCTATAAAATCATAAAAACAGAGTTCGTAAACCAGGTGAATTTCCAGAGTCTTCGTCATCTGGAACTGGAATTGTATGATTACGTTAATTGGTTCAACAAGCATCGCATTCATGGGACATTAGGCTATACGACGCCTGTTCAGTATCGCCAAGAAGCCCTTAAAATAGTTGTCTGA
- the spoVB gene encoding stage V sporulation protein B: protein MKQSFFYGTVILIITGAITKILGFLNRIILSRLIGAEGMGLYQMVVPLLYFLITLTTFGLPVAIAKQVAEADAARDPRLARRFLVLALAVVGLLSLLICTVLLLGARLVVGYLLADPRTYVVLLAALPVVPIASISAVLRGYFQGKHNMIPTAVSQMLEQVIRMSCVVVMTVSFMDRGIEYATAGAAASIIAGELAGFLFILWQIRRGGTRTAERLAHSPILTSLKQNKESLRQLFSVSLPVTMSRLIGSVAYVLEPLLVPFALVLAGYQTVKATALYGQFAGMAVPLLLFPTFLTYSLSVSLVPAVAAAAFEKKQNLVHRRIYQAMRITLVIGAPCAVLLYVFAEPLCTLLYDNPEVGILLREMAPFSIFLFFQAPLAAALQGLDFANAVLRNTLVGAVVKTSAMFVATARPELGIHGTVIALNLGITLVTLLHFASLVKLIGFTIQFAEFAKIGAAMLVMGYASSYMAVYWFAEASIGGMLLICSAVSTLLYIVLLVAMRVLGKQDVRRIPWIGEQLAVFFPNR, encoded by the coding sequence ATGAAACAATCGTTCTTTTACGGCACCGTGATCCTGATTATCACTGGTGCGATTACCAAGATCCTCGGGTTTCTCAATCGGATTATCCTCTCTCGGCTGATCGGTGCCGAGGGAATGGGACTGTACCAGATGGTCGTACCGCTGTTGTACTTTCTGATCACGCTGACGACCTTTGGGCTGCCGGTGGCGATCGCCAAACAAGTGGCCGAAGCAGATGCAGCCCGCGATCCGCGTCTGGCCAGACGATTTCTGGTACTTGCTCTCGCCGTCGTCGGTTTGCTTAGCCTGCTGATCTGTACTGTCCTGCTGTTGGGGGCACGATTGGTCGTCGGGTATCTGTTGGCCGATCCGCGTACCTACGTGGTCCTGCTGGCAGCTCTTCCCGTCGTACCGATCGCTAGTATTTCCGCAGTACTGCGCGGTTACTTCCAGGGGAAACACAACATGATCCCGACTGCCGTCTCGCAGATGCTGGAACAGGTGATCCGGATGTCTTGTGTGGTCGTGATGACGGTCTCCTTTATGGATCGGGGGATCGAGTACGCGACAGCCGGTGCGGCCGCCAGCATTATCGCCGGTGAACTGGCCGGATTTCTGTTTATCTTGTGGCAGATCAGACGAGGTGGCACCCGGACAGCCGAACGGTTGGCGCACTCTCCGATCCTCACATCGTTAAAACAAAACAAGGAGAGCTTACGCCAGTTGTTTAGCGTCTCACTCCCCGTCACCATGAGCCGTCTGATCGGCTCCGTGGCTTACGTATTGGAACCGCTGCTCGTCCCGTTCGCTCTGGTTCTGGCCGGCTATCAGACGGTGAAAGCAACCGCTTTGTACGGCCAGTTTGCCGGCATGGCTGTTCCACTGCTTTTGTTTCCAACATTCTTGACCTATTCGCTATCCGTGTCCCTCGTTCCTGCCGTCGCAGCAGCAGCTTTTGAAAAAAAACAGAACCTAGTCCATCGCAGAATCTACCAGGCCATGCGCATCACCCTGGTCATTGGTGCACCGTGCGCCGTCCTGTTGTACGTCTTCGCCGAACCGCTCTGTACCTTGCTGTACGACAATCCAGAAGTAGGCATCTTGTTGAGGGAGATGGCTCCCTTCTCCATTTTCCTCTTTTTCCAAGCACCACTGGCTGCTGCGCTGCAAGGTCTTGATTTTGCAAATGCGGTGCTGCGCAATACCTTGGTAGGTGCTGTGGTCAAAACAAGCGCGATGTTTGTCGCTACGGCCCGACCTGAGTTGGGCATCCACGGCACCGTTATCGCTTTAAATCTGGGCATCACACTGGTGACCCTGCTTCACTTTGCCAGTTTGGTCAAGCTGATTGGCTTTACGATCCAGTTCGCCGAGTTTGCCAAAATCGGTGCCGCGATGCTGGTGATGGGCTATGCCAGCTCCTATATGGCTGTGTACTGGTTCGCTGAGGCATCGATCGGAGGAATGCTGCTGATCTGCTCTGCGGTCAGCACGCTGCTGTACATCGTCTTGCTGGTTGCGATGCGCGTGCTTGGCAAACAGGACGTGCGACGAATTCCCTGGATTGGCGAGCAGTTGGCCGTCTTTTTCCCTAATCGGTGA
- the recJ gene encoding single-stranded-DNA-specific exonuclease RecJ yields the protein MLKAKSRWQLAVYDEQRSEEIARECGIPLLLARLLVIRGIDTPQRAASFLTIGEEQFHDPFLLDGMEQAVARIKRAIEQQEAICIYGDYDADGVSSTTLMIHLFRELGATFDYYIPNRFTEGYGLNPEALKQIHERGFTLVVTVDTGISAVEQVAYGQELGLDIIVTDHHEPPESIPEALAVINPKKPGCSYPFDMLAGVGVAFKLAHALLGRPPLHLTDVASIGTIADLVPLVDENRLLASYGLRQLNQTRNIGLKALIRVCGLADRELTAGHVGFSIGPRINAGGRLDTADVAVKLLTATDPTEAEQLAQTLDEMNRERQELVQAIAEEAEAMVREQYPPEENGVLVLAAPGWNVGVIGIVASRMVETFYRPTIILSIDPDTGKAKGSARSIAGFDMYEALTACKELLVHYGGHTMAAGMTLDVDNIGALRERLNRLAAAWLSAEDFIPQKMVDLEVTLDQLDLEVITQLEQLAPFGMGNPTPLVMLRDMSVSEVRKIGRDENHLKCLLISGDQQLDAVGFQLAHAAEQIAPTASLQVLGELAVNEWNGRRKPQLMIRDLAVPHRQVFDWRGTADKRQKWVQLIDGSDVATVAFEWSSCEELLAYWRSDREDSSVQPILLMPERDGLDLDLSSYRTLILYDLPRRRADLQQLFARADRIERIYCLFGDSDSSFDQLHFPSRQQFKQLYQIFYQYRQVAKEHLDALARKQQVKRATLDRMLAIFVELQFILDQGQHYLLHPEPVKASLETSQLYRDWQEQTELFSDLILSSYESLTKLLNQWVAPAAVQEATTV from the coding sequence ATGCTCAAGGCGAAGTCACGCTGGCAGTTGGCTGTGTATGATGAACAACGAAGCGAAGAGATCGCTCGAGAATGCGGCATCCCCTTGCTGTTGGCCCGTTTGCTTGTGATCAGGGGGATTGACACCCCACAGAGGGCTGCGTCGTTTTTGACGATAGGGGAGGAGCAGTTTCACGATCCATTTTTGCTGGATGGGATGGAACAGGCGGTCGCGCGGATCAAAAGAGCGATCGAACAGCAAGAAGCGATTTGTATATACGGTGACTATGACGCGGACGGAGTCAGTTCCACTACATTGATGATTCACTTGTTTCGCGAGTTGGGCGCCACGTTTGACTACTACATACCCAATCGGTTTACCGAAGGCTACGGACTCAACCCGGAAGCATTAAAACAGATCCATGAGCGGGGGTTTACGCTGGTTGTCACGGTTGACACAGGGATCAGTGCCGTAGAGCAGGTGGCGTACGGACAGGAACTGGGACTGGATATCATCGTCACCGATCATCACGAACCACCAGAGAGCATCCCAGAGGCGCTTGCCGTGATCAATCCGAAAAAGCCTGGCTGCTCCTATCCGTTTGATATGCTGGCAGGCGTTGGCGTAGCATTCAAGCTAGCCCATGCCCTGCTTGGCAGGCCCCCGCTTCACTTGACGGATGTGGCTTCGATCGGCACGATTGCCGACCTGGTGCCACTTGTCGATGAGAATCGCTTGCTGGCCAGCTACGGGCTGCGTCAGCTAAACCAGACCCGCAATATCGGGCTGAAGGCGTTGATTCGCGTCTGCGGTCTGGCGGATCGGGAATTGACCGCAGGACATGTCGGATTTTCGATCGGACCTCGGATCAATGCCGGTGGAAGGTTGGATACGGCGGATGTAGCCGTGAAGCTGCTGACAGCGACTGACCCAACGGAGGCTGAGCAGCTTGCCCAGACCTTGGATGAGATGAACCGGGAGCGTCAAGAGTTGGTGCAGGCGATCGCAGAAGAGGCGGAAGCAATGGTGCGGGAGCAGTATCCCCCTGAGGAGAACGGCGTACTGGTTCTAGCCGCTCCCGGCTGGAACGTCGGTGTCATCGGCATTGTCGCGTCGCGGATGGTGGAAACGTTTTACCGGCCGACGATCATTCTCTCGATCGACCCGGATACGGGGAAGGCCAAAGGCTCCGCACGCAGTATCGCCGGATTTGATATGTATGAAGCACTAACCGCATGTAAAGAACTGTTAGTACACTACGGTGGACATACCATGGCCGCAGGGATGACGTTGGATGTGGACAACATCGGTGCGCTGCGGGAGAGGCTCAACCGGTTGGCCGCAGCCTGGCTTTCTGCGGAAGATTTCATCCCGCAGAAGATGGTGGATCTGGAAGTGACGCTGGACCAGCTGGATCTGGAAGTGATTACGCAGTTGGAACAACTGGCCCCGTTCGGTATGGGGAACCCGACGCCACTCGTGATGCTGCGTGACATGTCTGTCTCGGAAGTACGCAAGATCGGCCGCGACGAGAATCACCTGAAATGCCTGCTGATCTCCGGTGATCAGCAGCTGGATGCAGTCGGCTTCCAACTAGCACATGCTGCTGAGCAGATCGCACCAACGGCCTCTCTCCAGGTACTGGGTGAACTCGCGGTAAATGAATGGAACGGACGACGGAAGCCACAATTGATGATACGCGATTTGGCTGTCCCGCATCGGCAGGTGTTCGACTGGCGCGGTACGGCCGACAAGCGTCAAAAGTGGGTGCAGCTCATCGATGGGAGCGATGTGGCGACAGTTGCATTTGAGTGGAGCAGTTGCGAGGAACTGCTGGCGTATTGGCGATCGGATCGTGAAGATTCCTCCGTTCAACCGATCCTGCTGATGCCGGAGAGAGACGGACTGGATCTTGATTTGAGCAGCTATCGGACGCTGATCCTGTATGATCTTCCGCGGCGACGAGCCGATCTGCAGCAGTTATTCGCTCGTGCTGACCGGATCGAGAGGATCTACTGTCTGTTCGGTGATTCCGACAGCAGTTTCGATCAGCTTCATTTCCCGAGCCGACAGCAGTTTAAACAGCTTTATCAGATCTTTTATCAGTATCGGCAGGTCGCTAAAGAACACTTGGATGCATTGGCTCGCAAACAGCAAGTAAAGCGGGCGACGTTGGACAGGATGCTGGCGATATTTGTAGAACTGCAGTTTATTCTCGACCAAGGACAGCATTACCTGCTTCATCCGGAACCTGTCAAGGCGTCGCTAGAGACGTCACAATTGTATCGTGATTGGCAAGAGCAGACGGAACTGTTCTCCGACCTTATCCTCTCATCTTACGAATCTTTGACCAAGCTTTTGAATCAATGGGTGGCGCCAGCCGCCGTACAGGAGGCCACAACGGTATGA
- the corA gene encoding magnesium/cobalt transporter CorA — protein sequence MIKTYFYNHSELKMYHDVDLSRKDEWLKSPEDLLWIDLYDVGNDELQYIAQIFDFHPLAIEDCLHVSPRAKVDKYDDYYFFVFHALRYNEESDTEITTLELNVFLGVNYIVTIHKSPMNTIGRIAAQCHRNMSYMNRGPDYLLYAIVDGITDEYFPIMDRLSVRIDELEDEIYEHQMEEITEEFLALKRTIILIRRVILPQKRIFANVNGRYSFDISEENVPFYVDLTDHLERIADSTETFRDLVNGALDTYYTIISAKTTETMRVLTIISTIILPLTFITGLFGMNTFGWLGAGAEPVMLIIAILMMLGLTVAMLYVFKRKKWI from the coding sequence GTGATCAAAACCTATTTTTACAATCATTCAGAGTTGAAGATGTACCACGATGTCGATTTGTCCAGAAAAGACGAATGGCTCAAATCGCCTGAGGATCTGCTGTGGATCGACTTGTATGATGTAGGCAACGATGAACTGCAGTACATCGCGCAAATTTTTGATTTCCACCCGTTGGCGATCGAAGACTGCCTGCACGTCAGCCCTCGGGCGAAGGTGGACAAATACGATGACTATTACTTTTTTGTCTTTCACGCCCTCAGGTACAACGAGGAAAGTGACACGGAGATCACCACCCTTGAACTGAATGTCTTTCTCGGCGTCAATTACATTGTCACGATTCACAAGTCGCCGATGAACACAATCGGCCGGATCGCCGCGCAGTGCCACCGCAACATGTCGTACATGAACCGGGGACCTGACTACCTGTTGTACGCGATTGTCGACGGGATCACGGACGAGTACTTTCCGATCATGGATCGGCTGAGTGTGCGGATTGATGAGTTGGAGGACGAGATCTACGAACACCAGATGGAAGAGATTACCGAGGAATTTCTCGCTTTGAAGCGAACGATTATCTTGATCCGGCGCGTCATCCTGCCACAGAAGCGGATCTTTGCCAATGTAAACGGGCGCTATTCGTTTGACATATCAGAAGAGAACGTACCGTTTTACGTCGATCTGACCGACCACCTGGAGCGCATCGCCGATTCGACGGAGACGTTTCGTGATCTGGTCAACGGTGCGCTTGACACGTACTACACCATCATCAGTGCGAAGACGACGGAGACGATGCGGGTCTTGACGATTATCTCCACGATTATCCTGCCGTTGACGTTTATCACCGGATTGTTCGGTATGAACACGTTTGGATGGCTTGGTGCCGGAGCAGAGCCGGTCATGCTGATCATCGCCATCCTGATGATGCTGGGATTAACCGTGGCTATGCTGTATGTGTTTAAAAGAAAAAAGTGGATCTGA
- a CDS encoding cation diffusion facilitator family transporter codes for MENRLAKAQWAAWVGIIGNLLLAGAKLVVGWLADSRALIADAAHSASDVVGSVAVLIGLRAAERPPDEDHPYGHGKAESIAAIIVSVLLIFVGLEIGYSSFQAFFSPLQAPGIAAIWAAVASMVVKEAMFRYKYRLGKKLNSQSLIANAWEHRSDVYSSLAALIGIGGAIVGGQLAVPWMVYLDPAAGMFVSLLVLRMAYSILMESIHNTLDHVLHEEDTVELMEAVEQVPGVIRIDEFRAREHGHYVIVDVKVSVDPQITVEQGHYIGKQVKHTLLDQFDYVRDVFVHINPYDSLFPYISMANQERFEQEVKH; via the coding sequence ATGGAAAATCGCCTGGCAAAAGCACAGTGGGCGGCATGGGTTGGCATTATCGGAAATCTGTTGCTAGCAGGGGCAAAGCTGGTAGTCGGCTGGCTGGCTGATTCCCGGGCACTGATTGCCGATGCTGCGCACTCGGCTTCAGATGTTGTCGGCTCAGTAGCAGTCCTGATCGGACTGCGGGCCGCCGAGCGTCCCCCAGACGAAGATCATCCCTACGGCCACGGCAAGGCGGAGTCGATTGCAGCGATTATTGTCTCGGTACTGTTGATCTTTGTTGGACTGGAGATCGGATACAGCTCGTTTCAGGCATTCTTCAGCCCGCTGCAAGCTCCGGGGATAGCGGCGATTTGGGCAGCCGTCGCCTCGATGGTGGTAAAAGAGGCGATGTTTCGCTATAAATACCGTCTGGGCAAGAAGCTGAACAGCCAGTCGCTGATCGCCAATGCTTGGGAGCACCGTTCCGACGTCTACTCTTCGCTGGCTGCTCTGATCGGTATCGGCGGTGCGATTGTCGGCGGACAGTTGGCTGTCCCCTGGATGGTGTATCTCGATCCGGCCGCAGGCATGTTCGTCTCACTGCTGGTACTCAGGATGGCCTACAGCATCTTGATGGAGTCGATTCACAATACCCTTGATCATGTCCTGCATGAGGAGGATACGGTAGAACTGATGGAGGCTGTAGAACAGGTGCCGGGAGTGATTCGGATCGACGAATTCCGGGCGAGGGAGCATGGCCACTATGTGATCGTCGATGTGAAGGTGAGTGTGGACCCCCAGATTACGGTGGAACAGGGGCATTATATCGGCAAACAGGTGAAACATACCTTGTTGGACCAATTCGACTACGTGCGAGATGTATTTGTGCATATCAACCCCTACGATTCTCTTTTCCCCTACATCAGCATGGCCAATCAGGAACGGTTTGAGCAGGAGGTGAAGCATTAG
- the secD gene encoding protein translocase subunit SecD produces the protein MIKWSRFVLFLLVVAVLASLMVTTTNSTAKNITLGLDLKGGFEILYRVEPLEQGQTVTPELLKATAGMIDKRVNIGGVTEPEIVIEDPDRIRVKIAGVTDQEKMRELIGKPAVLTFRDETGKVVLRGSDLAPDGASVGFDEYTKEPVVILEFAEASKFAEITRQNIGKVLAIYLDEDVLYTPRVNEVIPNGQARISGGYTVEEAQELADILNSGALPANLVEMQATSVGASLGTMALQKTIYAGYVGGALIFLFMLFAYRMPGMIANITLAGFIYFCLVVIDWMNATLTLPGIAGFILAVGMAVDANIITYERIQEEIKSGKTILSAFRAGQRRSFITIIDAHVTTLIACAVLFYFGTSSIQGFAIILTMTIIVSIITNVFGSRFLLWLIIKANMFKKPFWYGVKESEIGEL, from the coding sequence ATGATAAAGTGGAGCAGATTCGTGCTCTTCCTGCTCGTGGTAGCCGTACTGGCCAGTCTGATGGTCACAACGACCAATTCCACTGCGAAGAACATTACGTTGGGACTGGACCTGAAGGGCGGTTTTGAGATTTTATACAGGGTTGAGCCACTAGAACAAGGACAAACAGTCACACCTGAGCTCCTGAAAGCAACCGCTGGGATGATTGACAAGCGCGTGAACATAGGTGGAGTGACGGAACCGGAGATCGTGATTGAAGATCCGGATCGGATACGTGTCAAAATAGCCGGGGTGACCGATCAGGAGAAGATGCGTGAATTGATCGGAAAGCCGGCTGTGCTCACGTTTCGGGACGAGACAGGCAAAGTAGTGCTGCGCGGAAGCGATCTCGCGCCGGACGGGGCTTCTGTCGGGTTTGATGAGTACACGAAAGAACCAGTTGTTATCCTCGAATTCGCAGAAGCAAGCAAGTTTGCTGAGATTACGCGTCAAAACATCGGCAAGGTCCTGGCCATCTACTTGGATGAAGATGTGCTGTACACGCCGCGAGTAAATGAAGTGATTCCAAATGGACAAGCCCGTATCTCAGGCGGATATACCGTGGAAGAGGCCCAAGAGTTGGCGGACATCCTCAACTCCGGTGCACTGCCGGCAAATCTGGTCGAAATGCAGGCCACTTCCGTCGGGGCCAGTCTGGGGACGATGGCCCTGCAGAAGACGATTTATGCCGGTTATGTGGGCGGCGCTTTGATCTTTTTGTTCATGCTGTTCGCCTACCGGATGCCAGGTATGATTGCCAATATTACCCTGGCCGGCTTCATCTACTTCTGTTTGGTCGTGATCGATTGGATGAACGCTACCCTTACGCTTCCGGGGATTGCCGGGTTCATTCTGGCGGTGGGGATGGCGGTCGATGCCAATATCATCACCTATGAGCGGATTCAGGAGGAGATCAAAAGCGGAAAGACCATCCTCTCCGCGTTTCGTGCCGGGCAGCGTCGCTCGTTTATTACGATTATTGACGCCCATGTAACCACACTGATTGCCTGCGCGGTGCTGTTCTACTTCGGGACCAGTTCCATTCAAGGCTTTGCCATCATTCTCACGATGACGATCATCGTCAGCATCATTACTAACGTATTTGGCTCCCGCTTTTTGCTCTGGCTGATCATCAAAGCCAACATGTTCAAGAAGCCGTTCTGGTACGGAGTGAAGGAGAGTGAAATCGGTGAGCTCTAA
- a CDS encoding DUF421 domain-containing protein: MDLTTILLRTLLTYFFILLLLRLMGKRELGKMSVFDVVISIMLAEMAVLAIEEAKQPVIHFYLPMIAIGLLEIGMATLSLKSRRVRDWIEGSPSVLIENGEIREHALRQNRINLDDLLIQLRQKNISHLADVEFAILEPTGELSVFPKREKQPVTREDLQLSSEEPVSPVTYNGLPIPLILDGKVREDALKLIGQNTFWLKQEIRKRGIREFKEISFCSLDSQGRLFIDKKDKTYPRRR, from the coding sequence GTGGATCTGACGACCATTTTATTGCGTACCCTGTTGACGTATTTCTTCATCCTGTTGCTGCTGCGGTTGATGGGGAAGCGCGAACTGGGCAAGATGTCCGTATTTGATGTGGTCATCTCCATCATGCTGGCGGAGATGGCTGTGCTGGCCATTGAGGAGGCGAAACAACCGGTCATCCATTTTTACCTGCCGATGATCGCAATCGGCCTGCTGGAAATCGGTATGGCTACGCTTTCATTGAAAAGTAGGAGAGTGCGTGACTGGATCGAGGGATCACCATCTGTACTCATTGAAAACGGAGAGATTCGGGAGCATGCTCTACGCCAAAACCGGATCAACCTGGATGACTTGTTGATCCAATTGCGGCAAAAAAATATCAGCCATTTGGCTGATGTGGAATTTGCCATCCTGGAGCCGACAGGAGAATTAAGCGTCTTCCCCAAGCGGGAAAAACAACCGGTCACCAGAGAGGATTTGCAGCTGTCATCGGAGGAACCGGTCTCTCCCGTCACCTACAACGGATTGCCGATCCCGCTGATCCTGGATGGAAAAGTACGGGAAGATGCATTGAAACTCATCGGACAAAATACGTTTTGGCTCAAACAAGAAATTCGAAAGCGCGGGATTCGCGAGTTTAAAGAAATCTCGTTTTGCAGCCTCGACTCCCAAGGTCGACTGTTTATTGATAAGAAAGATAAGACGTATCCGCGGCGCCGCTGA